caagatttctatttacattatcttgtcgtcttttagtcatgactcaaaacccgagtcttttaactttccatccgagttcccgtttctcggtctacgcatgtgtttaatccTTACCCATCAACCAGGTATTTTACcaaagtcgttattattgcaaccctcccggtatgcattaagacttcacttcacttttatattccgactttgtccttaagtttgacgttttacaaaaacggccCGTTAAGAGACACATTTGCAttctctgggttcgagtgtaagtacaccccctcccaatgcatatcttaatcattttacatgtttgcattctccgggttcgagtgtaagtacatcCCCTCCCAATTcatatcttaatcattttacattaatctttgtcccttcactcgggctcattatcctaatgtaatacgcttccgtcacccggctgtgcatttacattattatcaaatattttgctcatttgattcatttgggtactttttaatttgtcccactcaccccgtccttactacatcgaacgtaaatgtgtccgctacaagaagctcatggtatcatatgccactacttacttggccagagtaagcgatcagcacatgatacacatgacctttttatagctttcacatcacaccctatgtaagtaatgcctctaatTATTTCATATCTCTGATTTCATttagtaaaactttatttaattgcaaaacaacaatcattagttttactagttttacatttgaacatataaaatgtttttctttcctatcgaactattatataatcacatttgttaatgtgatcgctacttttctcaatagcattatattgagagttttccacttggataattaccccCCGTCAAAGTTTTCATATGAACTACTCCTATTATAGTTTTTGATATTCATTATCGTGAATAACACATGTTTCTATTAAACTTCTCTTAGAAACATCATCCTGAATAGATATCCTATTCAGGTTTTATCAGATATATGCAACCGTTATCCCctacgtgtttgttgcatattactacttatgagattaaatttaaaagtgtgcacctggtaatgcttgccctaacgggcttctcttgccgtGAACTTTGTTCGCGATCatcacgcgatttaggtcctcAATGAGTGTGCTCAGCttgtcatacctcggaccgttccaccgtcatatccacaattcgttcaactctcgtcatctttagatgcgagtgtccttcaactaaacaTTTACAAAAGTTAGTAATTTCGACACTTATAAACGCCCGTAttgtaatacaaggctttttactATATGTGTCAACGCACGTAATTTCGCTGACTATATCTACTCCATATCGTTTTTATTAGtataacgtgtattacacgataaccatatgtgttgttctcaacactttaatcatactaaaccattgatatacatgtacttaccggatttgcgatcaagcctcgaaccgaacacactttattctttaaccatgagctctgattaccaacttgtaacacccttgtcATTATTTAAAGGTTTTCGTAAAGTATATGACAAACAACATGTAATTATGACTATATATACTTTGTAAAATACGGGTTTGTTTAAACTTTACAATTTCAAAATAATACAACATAACATAATtgagttcgtcgtttaaaagttaTGACGAAATGACGTGCGGAAGCTTTTATCTTATTCGTATTCGGTTCTCCGCTGAGCTTGACCGTCCTCCGGAAACTCTTGAAATTAACCTGTAGTCGAAACCAACCTAAAAGTTAGTTTCGATGCTTAAATAATAGCTTAAAACATGTACATCGTACCtaacaacaaaacaaaaataatttttCAGATTTAtgcctctcgcgccacgcgagaggcTCAACTCGTTCTTTCGCTTGCCGCGAcgcctgtcgcgtgtcgcgcccGATTTCAGGTGATCCCTCGCGTGGCACGGGGAAGCTCTTTTCCAGCAGGTCCGTATCTGGACCTGCATTTCCTGCCCAGCTCTAGTTTTGATCAAACTCTAAACTTCAAAATGCCATAACTTCCATTCTACTAATCCGTTTTGGACGATTCTTTTTCTtacgcgttcgtaatttaattctccatctcatgGAGTCAATACCTGATATTAAACTACTTCAAAAATTcagatttcaagctctcggcttgaaatcccttttcaacacttttgacccgtttacgaTTTAATCAAACAAACTTGTTAATTACCTTCAAAATGTCATGCAAATCACATTAAATCAGTTTACTAATATTCAAGTTTCAAATGACGGGTTCTTATGCAAATCTTAACCCGTTTTGCATATCtactcattttgacccgttacggggTATTTAACACTTTTAAGCTTAAATCACGCTTCTTTTAGCTTACACCCTATCTCCATTTTAGACATATCCCAAGGACTCAATTAAACAAAACGCTTATTTCTAAACAACTCTTAAAGGTTGTTTTACCCTATTTACCCCTCAATaactttttggtcaattttaatcCTTCATTTTGTGACGAAGGGCTTTCGCCAATAATTGACCGTGATATTGCTTCTAACTACAATACAAAATAttcgtacctggctcggatcaacataTTGACCCTTTAATACCTTGCGTCCATAATATGCTAATTCATTGCACTGCTAAATTATAACCATTTTATCCTGTGCGCGTAAGACTCGACAAGCACTTATTAGTCATTATTTGTCAAATGGTatctacattaccatttgacccgtttggtctaaacgaTTTAAACATTTTGCGCTTATATTGGAATGGTATCTATTTACCATTTCATTAAATAACTAAATTCAGATTTCTCACCTCTTTAGCTATGTCTCTTAACCCCTTTTTCTTACGCATTTAGCCTGACATGACTTATGGCGCTTAGTGTTGTTCTATATTTCATCTTTTACCTATTTGTTCGTGACTAAATCACCGTTTCCCCTTTTTACTCGTTTAGGCTTACTTATAAAATAGCCGTTCGAAAACCCATTTTTATTCATGTCACTTCATGACCATTTTGCCTCTTTATCATTAAACATAGTTTTTCATCATTAGATATGCTCCGACCCATATCGTTTCGTGTCGGAGCCATATCTTGAATATCATCTTAATCGTATAAGAAACTTTTAGAACAAACACATATTCTACAAAAAGTGTAtgtttcacttaccttgcatccggttaTGCTCTTTTTCCGCGTACTCGATCCGTTTGACCTGCTTCTTTCCCAAGTCTTCATCTAGCTTGTCTAGAGTCAAACTATAATCATCacaattcgtaagacggttagattaCTCATAAccatttacgactattccatcctacggggtttatgtcgaatttatcattcgtccatatcaaaattatcattcgtccatatcaaaattatcattcgatGTAATCATTGGTCGGTTTGACATTTTGAAAGTCAATTGacttatcaacatattcaaatgcaCATTTGGTTCAATGAACTCACTTAGGCATATTTCATCCGAACTCTTAAcgaaatcaaattttacatactaaCTAGTAAGCCGcgatttcatttaggcatttcatatcactgaaaatgggctgtttttggtgacttgtttaacctgttacaaatcttcaaaaattatgattttttatgTGGCGTACCTCTCAGAGGGTTAGGCCTTGTGTTAGAATTTtaagatctaactctttaccaaaaattcgtaaaaattcatttactaagctacaatcagattcgtcacttctgactgcagcttacggaaaaattcactaaaaattcctcgtttatacgattgacgaaattctaaTTGGCGATTCTTTTAATCGCCTAAAACCATCTACAGtaaaaatttgagatcataactaaattcctaaattgagttatgacattcgtaatgggctgcaaattctgccagaaaatgcagcttgaacctttgatacggaaaaattcataaaacgctcagttttcgtcgaaaaaatgcgattccagtggggttttaaagatatttcctggaattacattttagacacAAGAAACACATGTTTTTATCACGTTTTGTTTaggttacagccaatacaagtcggctgtaaattctgatcaggAGCTGTTTGAATTTAGCTTTCAATTTAAGTATGTTCTTGACATCATAACATCAATTTTtagcaatcaaaaccctaaaaacatctcatacatgaatttagcatcaaaaaaatctgaatttacttgAGCTAGGCATGATTTCAATATAttcttgtctagggtttactcctaaacACTATTTTACTTCAATATCATCCATACCACAATCATGCAACATAAATTTCAAATTTCTTATGTACATCAAGAATTCTCAACTTCATAAATATcaaaaattcgacataccttacgatcctcACGACTAGGTGATCGTTTCTATGTATTCATGCATCGATTTGGGGCTTGAATCAATcttcaatttgttgattttacTGAAGTTAGGGTTTGAGGCCCTTTTTTGTTCTCCTGGTCGATCTCCATCACGCACACAGACtgtgtgttgtgtttttattttttatttttagagtaaactgccattttggtcctggtggtttggtcaattttgtcactttagtccaaaactcaaactttttgcatctgggtccctgtggtttcagttttattgccattttggtccaaaaatgaaatcatgtcatatttgtcttataaaatcctgttattttgtcattttctgcaagggcaaaatgatcatttcttttttataaataaaaaccatattttataagacaaatatgacctgatttgcccctgaggaaaatgacaaaattgcaggattttataagacaagtatgacctgatttcatttttggaccaaaatggcaataaaactgaaaccacagggacccagatgcaaaaggtttgagttttggactaaagtggcaaaagtaaccaaacctcagggaccaaaatggcagtttactcttatttttaATAACCCAAGTTTCTCACTTAACATTATTAGCCCCTCATGTTTCATTAATTAGTAAGTAGGCTACAACCTACTTGTCTTCAAcaatattttgttttattaactaggttaaacttTCCTAGTTAGCTTAGTGAGTTCGAgatagtcataacccgttttattttaagtctggttaactcgggcctcttcacatactttgttttctcaaaagctttcgttcagcttttatttaatattaggcttatttatttaaaaatcctaatattcaccgggttacttTTACCCCTAACGGtaatttacccgtcttttagtactAACGTAGTTTAATTACCAAAtctgttttcggggtgttacaagtgacaaggctccagtctctcgttcaaccaagaatcaagtttcacgagtctaaggagtcaaACACCAATTAGCTTTAGGCATTCcaacatagatttagacattcccaTATAGGTTTAGACATTTCAAGCATATAGAGTTAGATGTTCCAAGCACATAGAAGTAGACATTCCAAGTATATAGACACTCCGAACATTGTGATTTAGACATTCCAATTGTATAGACATTTAGGCATTCCACATATAGACATTCCTCATTTAGGCATTCCAGATAGACATTCAAGCATAGGTTTAGGCATTCAAATCATATAGAATGTGGCATTACCAAACGCATACTTAGACATTCCAAGAAAATAGACAATCCATATAGATTAGGGACTAAAATAGACAAAAGTTAAACTTCAGGGACTATTCTTGACAAGatcctaaagtttagggacgctgggcgttacaggGGGGAGGGggaagtgaaagtgcactaattttaacgttattttactaatttcgtgaaaataacattaaaagaAGGGCATGGTTAATCATGCTTCATGTGATGACGTTGATAGCCCAAAGATAAGaaggtacatgcactaatcggcgtttgtctcaactgctgagtgttatgtgccttgtgtccaaggcttgatgcaaaactacaatcgagtcgggggtctcattggaagcagtcTTTCTATTCCTACaggatagaggtaaggttgtctacatctcacccacctcagaccattccttagctttgctattggtgagatatactgagtatgatgatgtcATTCTATTATATTAAcccaaattaaaaaaataataaaaaaatcaattgAAAACGAATTTTACAAGGGATAATATGGTATTTACACATTATATTCTTTGGAATTGTTTTATTAATTAGTCTTTGggattgttttatttatttgagGTAGGATAAGAAATCTAAATTCTTTAAGACCGTTTTACAATATCAATTTTAATTAGTTAGTTGAGTTATAAATTTTCAGTTATGTCACAATATTATTTAAAGCTTTGATTCAAAATATAATCATGTGTTGATCACAAACACTTCATTGGATGCATGTAGGTAAGTGAAAAATTAATTCACGTGGTATTATCACTCATCGGGTTCGGAAAGAACTAATAAAATAATTCaagtgataaaaaaaaataaccaCTGTTCACTGGTTTTTTAGTTTGGCAGTATTTTAAAAGAAAACCAGTAGAATTCTCCACATGTTACAACGAAAATCTGGTTGCTATCTTTCCGGTATCAACACTTGTTAGGGGGTCGGGGCGCCCCATGCTCACCACCCCATCACGCGTGGATGGAAAGAAAACACCGCCGCCGGTCTAGTTGTTCATGCGTGGAACTTATCACGCGTCTTAATGTTTTCACGTGTTATCCATTCACAAGTGATCAACGTTGCCTTCGTAGATGACCGTTGATGATGGgttgttttatatatatacacaagtgatgagcatttccactaaaatccatcactagtgatagagtAACGctcgatgacatggcggaacttgattggaagttgtgaTTGATGAGTGGGTGGTAAGTGATGGGCGCCTCTACCCCCTTTATAGCAaccataaaagaaaactagacgAAATATGAAGTGTGATATGCCCAAAAGCCTATCATCATCAAAAAAATATTTGATGTGTTCTATGTTACTTTGCCAAATAATCAGGTTAACACGGGTTTCACATCATGTGTCAAAAATTGTAAACCAAatcaataaaataaaaagaaaagaaaagagttGACACTGATTTTCAGCAATAACAAGGTTTCATGACACTTTTAATTACAATTAGCTAAGAAAGATGGCTGCAATGTTGTAGCAAGTTCAACTTTGAAATGATGTCGAAAGCCTTTTATTTCCCTTGTTCGTGCATCTTTGCCATTTCGTCTCTGTACTAGCTTTCTCCTGCTCTAGCAATGCGCACAGTCCTAAGGTTTTCGGCTAACTTCTTCATAGATTTAATATCCTGTGGTATCACATAGATATTGATAAAATTTAAAGAAACCAAAATACTACTCACCATTTATGTCACAAATCTCCAAAATTGATGCATAGCTAAATTTATATCAtataaaaagttaaaattttAGGCAAAttgaattttaaattttcaaCATTCCAAACTTAAACTCATACTTGCAATTTTAATAATGACACCTACAATTTTAATAATTACACCTGATTTCCACTCGATATCACTCACAATGATGATTATGAGCAAAATAGGATTTTTTTTTTCCTTGTAAGCATAATCGGGTGGGATAAATGGATATCAAGTGTAAATTTATGATGATTTTGGAAGTGAGCTTGCCCTTGGCAACAAAAATAAAAGTTAATGAGTATCACTAGTCAATTTTTAGTATGAATTATTATGGGCCAACGGGTCAAAGTTTGGAATATTTAAATCCAAACTGCCTAAAATCTAAAAACATTAAGGCATAGCGAGTTTCTCAACTTAAAGATATATGTGTACATGTTTATACTACAAATTTCAACTTAAAGACAAACACAGTTAAAACAATTTTATAAGTTGCTTGCCATAATATTCTATATAACATAGAACATGTATGATGCATGAAAAATTAGAATACCTCACGTGAAACCATTGTGAAGGTGGCACCAGGAGAACCATCTAGCAGATAGCTTCTGACTTCTGCAGACATCTCTACTCTCTTATGTTCTCGCACTTTCAAACGTTCCCTTTCTGGATGAATCTTTAGACTCTTTAAGTTAGCAAATGGGGAAGGTAGATGTGCCAATTGTTCCACAAATGAAGAAAGAAGCTgcaggattttttttttttttttaaacacaatAATTATAATGATGAGcacatatttatatatgtatGCACTAAGAATCATGTCTTTTTTAGAGCATTTAGCTAAGGCTGGGTGGTGTAGGGTGAAACCCCTTAAAGCCCCTCTCCAAATGGAGGGTTCTCATTGGTCCACTTAAGCCTTTTAAAGCCCCCCTTTCATGCCCGCCATTCCAGTCACAACCTTTTGGCGCCCTCATGGCGGTGTTGGGTCGTTAATGGCTGATGTGGAGCTGGGGCGCCACTCCACACCACCCAGCCTAAGTGGTGCTTAAAAAGGAGAAATAGCCAATGACAAATGACTTTTCAAAGTATCAAAGCATGGGATCCCAATTTCTGTTAAAGTGCTTATGTACCTTCACTATTTTTTCAAGCATATAACTCAAATGACATAACCATCATAACAtttgacacaaaaaaaaaaaaaacatgacaaATGAAATATTTCTTTCTTAACAAACATAACTAACCTTGTTTTTGTtttacattgtttttttttttagaattatgAGAAAACTTATCAGATTGAAAATCATTGTAAGACGCACACGATAAAGACTAGCAATTACCTCAACAACTTCTAAGTTAAGCGTAAGAAACTTGACATTGCGAATCTGTTGAAGCAGGCGCAGAACTTGATGAGCATAGGTTGAATAGGATATACAAATATGCGCCTTCTCCAAAGAAAGGAAAGCATTTGTAGAAAGCTGCAAACAAGACCAACCTTTATAGTCCAAGAATACAAGGTGTGGTGCAGATATAAGATATTCATGACTTTCCGAAATGAAACTTCGTATAGTGAGATTCTTGAGTTGAGGTGCAACGATATTGAAAACCTCCACACTCCCGTATTCAGTTTCAAGTGTAAGTTCAGTGAGTAGTGGAAGACAAATACTTAAACCCGTAAATCCTTTTGTATAGCAGCCTTTTAAGGTGAGATTCTTCAAGTTTGCACACTTAGAGAAAAGATCAATGAACAACTCATCTGTGTTTTCATCATAACACAAATAGACATCATGAATATACAATGTTGTTAAAGCAGGAAGATCCCACGTAGACGTTGCTTTAAAAACATATGTAAAGGAGAATTTCCTACGGTACCCATTAGATGAAAAATCTTCCGTTGTCAAACTAAGATGTTTAAGAGACCGAGACCTAAAGAGACAAAGAGGAAATTCAAAATCAATGTTACAAGAGAATCCAAGATTCAGTTGTTGGATATTGTGAGAGAATGCATACGCCATAATTTGTTTGACAACCAAATAGGTACCGTGTCCATGAACACTAAGCTTGACAGAAGTCATATCTGATTGATTATTGCGGTCAGAGAGAACACGTGTAAAAAATTTGGAGAACGTGGGCAACCTAAAGAAATCATCATGTGAGAGATTGAGATAAGGCATTGAAGTCCATATAAATCTCCATCTAGATGACAAAACACTAGTTTGAATAGCATGTTCGGTCCCTATAAAAGAGAGAATTTTATGGATAAGATCATCTGGCAAGCTACTTAGTCTATCGTCTTCTACATTCATTCTGCACCTTGATACAAAAGCTGCAATTTGGTAGAACGCAACAATTAGGACATGTTAAATCATATAGTTAATTCTTTATTGACCAATCCATCTTAACAAACTTGGAACCACCaataactaactaactaactaactaaccaaTTACTAACATCCAAATAAAAGTATCTTAGTGTGTATACAGAAATCTttctggatttttttttttttaaagaaatttttatttcattccaatcatcagggcaaattacataaggatagccggtagacgagcaacaaattgcgccgccatccctttctgaatagaaaactctaatctactaaaaacaaagccccACCCCTGGTTACAATAGTAAAAACTTAAGAATAAGTTAAAGGTTTAATGAAAGAAACCTTGGTTAGCAAAAGTGTGTCAACGGTGACATTTTTGCATACAAAAAATCTATGTTCACTAGGTTTATGTGTGgctcttgaaaaagaaaaatgtaCACCATTAATTACAACCGTACAACAAATCAAGAAAggatttttttgaaaaacaaaacgtATGATACAAGCAACAATAGTTTATGAAACATACCCCCTCACCTCGTTCTAGTATCAAATCCAATGATCATGGAGAAAATTAGAAGCAATATGACGTCGTCTTTTAGGGTTAGGAGCCAATGCGTTTTATTATTGTGTGTTTTCCTCTAAACATGTGATGGCTTGATGGGCTTTTTATTGGATGTAACTCCAACTAAATGGGTCTCTATATTCAGTTCAACCTAAATGGGTCTAAAATTGTAAATAGGCTCCGTTGGTTTATGAATTATGATGACCTAAAACCTAACAAAAAGATATGATGGCCTTAAacctaataaaaaaaatatattgtttaGACCCTCTATAGTGGTAGGTGAACTTCAAGCCCCTTCCTTTGGCATGATCACACATGCTATGCCGTCTAGTCAACAAAGGGGTATTATAGGCATGAAGTTAAAATAAgtgtagtggtataatgcccCTTGCAATAATTAcccaattattattatttattttttttgaaaattaaaacaaataatattccattaaataaataaaaattatattatCATTAATTAAAATACTAGAAATTAAAGACGAAACATGCAAAAGtactaaaaataaaaaaccgACAAATGCTTAAAAAATATAGCTCTAAAATCCGTATTTGTCACGGATTTGTTGTCTACGCATTTGAGCTAGGAGTAACGCTTCTCCTTGGAGGTGATCGATCGGTTTAGACGTAAACTCGGTGTCTTACTCTATTTGCCTCGCTTCTTGGACCGCGGCAGACCTTTTGTTTTCGATGTTTCTTTCTTGCACTATTTCCAAACGTCGATGGCCAAGGTCTCTTATATCTTGAAGTCGTCGGTTCATCTATTCAAAATCTTGTTTCATTTCGACACCCACCAAAGACGACTCCATCCTTCCCCCTTTTTCCCACTTCTTCTACCGGGCGGTCGGGACAACTCCACTTCCTCATCCTCGTCATACTCATAAATATTAATGGGATTGTTTAAATCGACGTTTCCAGCATCGAAAGTGGGTGTTTCCGGATCAGCTGAATAGGGGGTTTTGGACCGTTTCGCTTTACGCCTACTACTAGACGTCATGGTCGGTATGTTAGACCATTTAGG
Above is a window of Helianthus annuus cultivar XRQ/B chromosome 14, HanXRQr2.0-SUNRISE, whole genome shotgun sequence DNA encoding:
- the LOC110908102 gene encoding F-box/LRR-repeat protein 25 isoform X2; this encodes MNVEDDRLSSLPDDLIHKILSFIGTEHAIQTSVLSSRWRFIWTSMPYLNLSHDDFFRLPTFSKFFTRVLSDRNNQSDMTSVKLSVHGHGTYLVVKQIMASRSLKHLSLTTEDFSSNGYRRKFSFTYVFKATSTWDLPALTTLYIHDVYLCYDENTDELFIDLFSKCANLKNLTLKGCYTKGFTGLSICLPLLTELTLETEYGSVEVFNIVAPQLKNLTIRSFISESHEYLISAPHLVFLDYKGWSCLQLSTNAFLSLEKAHICISYSTYAHQVLRLLQQIRNVKFLTLNLEVVELLSSFVEQLAHLPSPFANLKSLKIHPERERLKVREHKRVEMSAEVRSYLLDGSPGATFTMVSREDIKSMKKLAENLRTVRIARAGES
- the LOC110908102 gene encoding F-box/LRR-repeat protein 25 isoform X1 is translated as MNVEDDRLSSLPDDLIHKILSFIGTEHAIQTSVLSSRWRFIWTSMPYLNLSHDDFFRLPTFSKFFTRVLSDRNNQSDMTSVKLSVHGHGTYLVVKQIMAYAFSHNIQQLNLGFSCNIDFEFPLCLFRSRSLKHLSLTTEDFSSNGYRRKFSFTYVFKATSTWDLPALTTLYIHDVYLCYDENTDELFIDLFSKCANLKNLTLKGCYTKGFTGLSICLPLLTELTLETEYGSVEVFNIVAPQLKNLTIRSFISESHEYLISAPHLVFLDYKGWSCLQLSTNAFLSLEKAHICISYSTYAHQVLRLLQQIRNVKFLTLNLEVVELLSSFVEQLAHLPSPFANLKSLKIHPERERLKVREHKRVEMSAEVRSYLLDGSPGATFTMVSREDIKSMKKLAENLRTVRIARAGES
- the LOC110908102 gene encoding uncharacterized protein LOC110908102 isoform X3 → MDELFIDLFSKCANLKNLTLKGCYTKGFTGLSICLPLLTELTLETEYGSVEVFNIVAPQLKNLTIRSFISESHEYLISAPHLVFLDYKGWSCLQLSTNAFLSLEKAHICISYSTYAHQVLRLLQQIRNVKFLTLNLEVVELLSSFVEQLAHLPSPFANLKSLKIHPERERLKVREHKRVEMSAEVRSYLLDGSPGATFTMVSREDIKSMKKLAENLRTVRIARAGES